In one window of Myxosarcina sp. GI1 DNA:
- a CDS encoding efflux RND transporter permease subunit: protein MALFSIATNFIKRPVLTTVCTIVIVLVGGVCIPLLPINYLPDVSPVQIEVSSSYTGADIETVEDTVTTILEEQINGVPGMDYSTSQSYAGTSSISVYFPTGTDKDIAQVNVQNRVAQALPQLPTPVQQLGVTTQAASTSILLIFGVYSEAGAYDSIFISNYVDANITDVLKRINGVGDVTIFGAKQNAMRIWLNPQDLAARGLTALDVAQAVRSQNVVVGAGSIGQEPITGQQEYELPVQIQGRLQDADEFENLVVKTLDSGAVVRLRDVGYAELGAENYGQNASVNGQQGVGIAISQLPGSNALDVGNNVKDAMEELSNNFPPGMVTSLVYDTTEFVQVSIQEVFTTLLQAIALVIIIIFVFLQDWRTTVIPAVAIPVSLIGALGFAFVFGFSLNSLTLFGLILATGLVVDDAIVIVEAITAKIEEGMTPRKASLATMDEIAGAVLSTSVVLMAVFIPVAFFPGTTGILYQQFALIIAFSVAVSTFNALTFTPAMSAILLRSPKQRQSENGKKGFLDKIFTPFNRFLSWIIDRYTAFVKFLIRIRYIVIGLFVLGLFATYMVLKAVPGGFVPPEDQGVMLGIVQAPDGVSLSYTSRVTEFVSETFENTPEIEDYFVASGVGLEGAGPNKGVFFAKLKSWDERDQTVESVIEQLNQKFYVNQDATIAAFNLPPIPGFSSTGGIEMQLQNQSGGSLGIDDFLANAQEIIAQANQSPAVGSAFTQFTASTPQLKVDINRDQLEALNVDFQSALQTIGAFIGSQYINDFTLEGRSYRVYLQAESEYRNSPDDLESLYVQSRVGQMIPLGEIATVSRIVGPQIIYHYNGNRSIKIQGSASEDSSSGRAIAVIDEAVAEASLPGVTGDWIGLAKEELAAGSLGALVFLFGIIMVFLTLSAQYESYIDPLIILLTVPLAILGALSFVALGGLDNNVYVQVALVMLIGLASKNAILIVELANQTRETGVSIVKSAQEAAKERFRPILMTAVSSLVGFFPLVIASGAGSASRRSIGTALVGGLLVSTILSF, encoded by the coding sequence ATGGCTTTATTCTCGATCGCCACAAACTTTATCAAACGCCCCGTCCTCACTACAGTTTGTACTATTGTTATTGTCCTGGTGGGAGGAGTTTGTATTCCCCTACTGCCAATTAACTACCTGCCCGATGTTTCTCCCGTGCAAATTGAAGTGTCAAGTTCCTATACAGGGGCGGATATAGAAACCGTTGAAGATACCGTTACCACGATTTTGGAAGAGCAAATTAACGGTGTCCCAGGAATGGATTACTCAACCTCTCAAAGCTATGCTGGTACTAGCAGCATTTCCGTTTATTTCCCCACTGGCACTGATAAAGATATTGCTCAAGTAAACGTCCAAAATCGTGTTGCTCAAGCTTTACCGCAATTGCCCACTCCCGTTCAACAACTAGGAGTTACTACTCAAGCAGCATCTACTAGCATTTTGCTGATCTTCGGCGTTTATAGTGAAGCAGGAGCATACGACAGCATTTTTATTAGTAATTATGTCGATGCCAACATTACTGATGTTTTAAAACGAATAAATGGGGTAGGAGACGTTACCATATTTGGGGCAAAACAAAATGCGATGCGGATTTGGCTCAATCCCCAAGATTTAGCAGCTAGAGGATTAACCGCCCTGGATGTGGCTCAGGCTGTGCGATCGCAAAATGTGGTAGTGGGTGCGGGTTCTATCGGACAAGAACCTATTACAGGACAACAAGAATACGAACTACCAGTTCAAATTCAAGGTCGCCTTCAAGATGCAGATGAGTTTGAAAATTTGGTGGTAAAAACTTTAGACAGTGGGGCTGTAGTGCGTTTGCGGGATGTGGGCTATGCAGAACTGGGAGCGGAAAACTACGGACAAAATGCTAGCGTTAATGGACAGCAGGGAGTTGGGATTGCCATATCGCAGCTTCCTGGAAGTAATGCCTTGGATGTCGGTAACAACGTTAAAGATGCTATGGAGGAATTGAGTAACAATTTTCCCCCAGGTATGGTTACATCGTTGGTTTATGACACCACTGAGTTTGTCCAGGTATCGATCCAAGAGGTTTTTACTACCTTGCTTCAGGCGATCGCTCTAGTCATCATCATCATCTTTGTCTTTCTACAAGATTGGCGCACCACCGTTATTCCCGCCGTGGCAATTCCCGTATCGTTAATCGGGGCTTTAGGATTTGCCTTTGTCTTTGGATTTTCTCTTAACAGTTTGACCCTGTTTGGCTTAATTCTGGCAACAGGATTGGTTGTAGACGATGCGATCGTTATTGTCGAAGCAATTACCGCCAAGATTGAGGAGGGAATGACACCGAGAAAGGCATCTTTGGCAACGATGGATGAGATTGCGGGAGCAGTTCTCTCTACATCTGTAGTGCTAATGGCAGTATTTATTCCCGTGGCATTTTTTCCAGGAACAACTGGAATACTCTATCAACAATTTGCTTTAATTATTGCTTTTTCTGTGGCGGTGTCAACCTTTAACGCCCTAACTTTTACTCCCGCTATGTCGGCGATTTTGCTGCGTTCTCCAAAACAAAGACAGTCAGAAAATGGTAAAAAAGGATTTTTAGATAAAATATTTACGCCATTCAATCGGTTCTTGAGTTGGATTATAGACCGATACACGGCTTTCGTTAAATTTCTCATCCGCATTCGCTACATTGTAATTGGCTTGTTTGTTTTGGGTCTGTTTGCCACCTATATGGTATTAAAAGCCGTACCTGGTGGCTTTGTCCCTCCAGAGGATCAGGGGGTTATGTTGGGGATCGTACAGGCTCCTGATGGAGTATCCTTAAGCTATACGAGTCGAGTAACCGAATTTGTCTCCGAGACTTTTGAAAATACTCCCGAAATAGAAGATTATTTTGTTGCCAGTGGTGTTGGTTTAGAAGGTGCTGGTCCTAATAAAGGGGTGTTCTTTGCCAAACTCAAGTCCTGGGATGAGCGGGACCAAACCGTAGAGAGCGTAATCGAACAGCTAAACCAAAAATTTTACGTAAACCAAGACGCTACTATTGCTGCATTTAATCTACCGCCAATTCCTGGGTTTAGCTCGACTGGAGGTATCGAAATGCAGTTACAAAATCAAAGTGGAGGTAGTTTAGGTATCGATGATTTTCTAGCAAATGCCCAAGAAATTATCGCTCAAGCAAATCAATCACCTGCGGTTGGCTCGGCTTTTACTCAGTTTACAGCCAGTACACCTCAACTAAAAGTGGACATCAATCGCGACCAGTTAGAAGCTTTAAATGTTGATTTTCAGTCGGCACTCCAAACCATTGGTGCTTTTATCGGTTCGCAATATATTAATGATTTTACTCTAGAAGGACGCAGCTATCGAGTATACTTGCAGGCTGAAAGCGAATATCGCAACTCCCCCGATGACCTAGAGAGCCTATACGTACAGTCGCGGGTCGGACAGATGATTCCTCTGGGTGAAATAGCCACAGTTTCTCGTATTGTCGGACCGCAGATTATTTATCACTACAACGGCAATCGCTCGATTAAAATTCAAGGGTCAGCATCCGAAGATTCTTCCAGTGGTCGGGCGATCGCAGTGATTGATGAAGCAGTAGCAGAAGCGTCTTTACCTGGGGTGACTGGAGATTGGATCGGTTTGGCTAAAGAAGAACTGGCTGCTGGTAGTTTAGGGGCTTTGGTGTTCCTTTTTGGTATCATCATGGTCTTTCTAACTCTTTCGGCGCAGTACGAAAGCTATATCGATCCCCTAATCATTCTCTTAACCGTTCCTTTGGCAATCTTGGGAGCTTTATCTTTTGTGGCATTGGGAGGATTAGATAACAACGTTTACGTTCAGGTAGCACTAGTAATGTTGATTGGTCTTGCCAGTAAAAACGCCATCTTGATCGTGGAACTTGCCAACCAAACGCGGGAGACAGGAGTTTCCATTGTTAAATCGGCGCAAGAGGCTGCCAAAGAACGTTTTCGTCCCATCTTGATGACTGCGGTATCTTCTTTAGTTGGTTTCTTCCCCTTGGTAATTGCTTCTGGTGCTGGTTCTGCTTCCCGTCGCTCAATTGGAACGGCTCTGGTAGGCGGACTGCTGGTATCTACAATATTAAGCTTTTAA